A stretch of Caenorhabditis elegans chromosome IV DNA encodes these proteins:
- the ipla-5 gene encoding PNPLA domain-containing protein (Confirmed by transcript evidence) — MFSDVLKRINAQEIYKRHIDIFHAITYDNIDGLVAAFVRNEPFDIKDKNGNTPLHLAAKLNRRLLCRAVCVYAAGLDLWNSKNNDGKTPIEMTDDANIKRDLQSISTSRSSVDSHHMAYNKLLIEKKINENEEQNQNQKVILSLDGGGLRVVLQCAILLAVERELGEPLRNRIHWIAGTSCGGIMASSIGVGIDLADALRLYIIIRKRIFGGNNQKFPKHSALGIETCLQEVMGSKTLMSKCTAHRLVVTTAKVTLAPPQLVLFRSYAPRIDSKEFEQLGYFNPNKILLWKAIRCTTAAPTYFPSFNGMADGALFCNNPCIMVMTEFAKLKKIENYRGKNNTDEIGCVISVGTGIEPSYPINGIDINLTSGLTGITGNWREIIENTKNLITVFLYQCTSSHNVHVGQSREWCHSMQVPFFRFSPHLAAPFELDNCKIEDITNAMFDNEVYIRTEIKQHISDLCRLLKSMPRNTEPCNYSKITGGKGSKVGSPKSDKK; from the exons ATGTTTAGCGatgttttaaaaagaattaatGCTCAAGAAATATACAAG CGTCATATTGACATTTTCCATGCAATCACTTATGACAATATTGATGGATTGGTGGC agcatttgTCCGCAATGAACCATTTGATATAAAggataaaaatggaaatactCCGCTTCATTTGGCTGCAAAACTca ATCGACGTCTTCTTTGCCGAGCTGTTTGTGTCTATGCCGCTGGATTGGATCTTTGGAACTCGAAAAATAATGATGGAAAAACACCAATTGAGATGACTGATGATGCAAA CATAAAACGAGATCTCCAAAGCATTTCAACTAGTAGAAGTTCCGTGGACAGTCATCACATGGCTTACAACAAACTCctaattgaaaagaaaatcaatgaaaatgagGAGCAGAATCAAAATCAGAAAGTTATTTTGAGTCTTGATGGTGGCGGTTTAAGAGTTGTTTTGCAATGTGCAATTCTTTTGGCTGTTGAAAGAGAACTTGGAGAACCACTACGAAATCGAATTCATTGGATTGCCGGAACAAGCTGTGGAGGTATCATGGCAAGTTCAATTGGTGTTG GTATTGATCTAGCGGACGCACTCCGTCTCTACATCATAATTCGAAAACGTATCTTCGGTGGAAATAATCAAAAGTTCCCTAAACATTCAGCACTTGGAATCGAAACTTGTCTTCAAGAAGTGATGGGTTCAAAGACTTTAATGTCCAAGTGCACTGCCCATCG TCTTGTTGTTACAACTGCAAAAGTCACATTGGCTCCACCTCAATTGGTTCTCTTCCGGTCATATGCACCGCGTATCGACTCAAAAGAGTTTGAGCAACTTGGATATTTCAATCCGAACAAGATTTTGTTGTGGAAAGCAATTCGATGCACTAC AGCTGCTCCTACTTACTTTCCATCGTTCAATGGCATGGCGGACGGAGCCCTTTTCTGCAACAATCCATGTATTATGGTGATGACCGAATTCGCAAAgctaaagaaaattgaaaactatcgTGGTAAAAACAACACTGACGAGATTGGATGTGTGATTTCCGTTGGAACCGGAATTGAGCCATCGTATCCAATTAATGGAATTGACATCAATTTAACAAGTGGGCTGACTGGAATAACTGGAAATTGGAGAGagataattgaaaatacaaaaaatctgataacTGTCTTCCTTTATCAG tgcaCAAGTTCCCACAACGTCCATGTCGGTCAATCTCGTGAATGGTGTCACTCGATGCAAGTTCCATTCTTCCGCTTCTCGCCTCATCTCGCTGCTCCATTCGAACTTgataattgcaaaattgaagaCATTACGAATGCAATGTTCGACAATGAAGTATACATTCGTACAGAAATCAAACAACACATATCTGATTTGTGCAGACTTTTGAAATCGATGCCACGTAACACGGAGCCATGTAACTATTCAAAGATTACCGGAGGCAAGGGAAGTAAGGTTGGATCGCCAAAATCAGATAAGAAGTAA